Proteins from a genomic interval of Diprion similis isolate iyDipSimi1 chromosome 10, iyDipSimi1.1, whole genome shotgun sequence:
- the LOC124411195 gene encoding cysteine-rich with EGF-like domain protein 2 produces MLFWKIDVTSLACLTLIAFMLNYVDGTASQNEERAKTSQGRVRQTKEQLKQTKEQLRAVKLPPCAACRALVESFTHGMQKTARGKFEGGDTAWEEEKLRSYAKSEVRLVEIQENLCKANDRGADQCHLLAEETESDVEDWWFNHQDSKDLHTYLCIDLLQHCCPDKHFGPECLPCEGYPDNICNNNGKCKGAGTRKGNGQCTCDEGYFGITCEQCLPGYFESYRDEVKFLCTKCHPACDGNCTEGGPKACQKCNQGWEMIEGKGCIDVNECLVSGKKACVGNKFCVNKEGSFDCLDCDKACDGCTGDGPDMCIKCIEGHRKKDNICVDSDLLGRKKTENIARYSTYFGLCLATCIILQRNVYAASLIGLLVGIYISVSEYMIAFSTVQDTSANMDILGPAV; encoded by the exons ATgcttttttggaaaatagaTGTAACTAGTCTCGCATGCCTTACGCTTATTGCCTTTATGTTGAATTACGTCGACGGAACCGCGTCGCAAAATGAAGAGAGAGCAAAAACAAGCCAAGGTCGGGTCCGTCAAACCAAAGAACAATTGAAACAAACTAAGGAACAATTGAGAGCTGTCAAACTGCCACCATGTGCAGCATGCAGGGCTCTCGTCGAGTCTTTCACACAT ggcatgcaaaagactGCTCGCGGAAAGTTTGAAGGTGGGGATACGGCCTGGGAAGAAGAGAAGCTGCGATCGTATGCCAAAAGCGAAGTGCGGCTTGTAGAGATACAGGAAAATCTCTGTAAGGCAAACGACAGAGGGGCGGATCAGTGTCATTTGCTAGCAGAAGAAACAGAGTCAGACGTTGAGGATTGGTGGTTCAACCACCAGGACTCGAAGGATCTGCATACCTACCTGTGCATTGATTTGCTTCAGCACTGCTGTCCGGACAAGCATTTTGGCCCGGAATGCCTGCCATGCGAAGGGTATCCCGATAACATATGCAACAACAATGGAAAATGCAAGGGAGCTGGTACCAGAAAGGGAAACGGCCAGTGTACTTGCGACGAAGGCTACTTTGGGATCACGTGTGAACAATGCTTGCCTGGTTACTTTGAATCTTACAGAGACGAAGTCAAGTTCTTATGCACCAAATGCCATCCGGCATGCGATGGAAATTGCACCGAAGGAGGGCCCAAGGCTTGCCAGAAATGCAATCAAGGCTGGGAAATGATAGAGGGAAAGGGATGCATTGACGTCAACGAATGTCTTGTCAGTGGCAAAAAAGCTTGTGTTGGAAATAAATTCTGCGTGAACAAGGAGGGATCATTTGATTGTTTAG ATTGTGATAAAGCCTGCGACGGTTGTACCGGCGACGGTCCTGATATGTGCATAAAGTGCATTGAGGGACACCGCAAAAAAGACAACATTTGCGTCG ATTCTGATCTTTTAGGGCGAAAGAAGACAGaaaatattgctcgatactcGACGTACTTTGGTCTCTGCCTAGCAACGTGCATAATACTACAACGTAACGTTTATGCAGCCAGCTTGATTGGCTTACTAGTGGGGATTTATATATCTGTGTCCGAATACATGATCGCATTCAGTACAGTCCAAGACACATCTGCGAATATGGATATTCTTGGTCCTGCAGTTTag